The following proteins are encoded in a genomic region of Acetobacter oryzoeni:
- a CDS encoding acyl-CoA thioesterase, whose amino-acid sequence MPRSENSQIPTDIPTIRVVAMPTDTNPAGDVFGGWIVSQMDLAAGTTAAFRANGRCATIAINSLVFMEPVVVGDEVSIYTRIIRSGRTSLTIHVETWRRARHTHLTSKVTEGEFIFVALDENRRPRQLPPPQPGDELPEIVPPTAG is encoded by the coding sequence ATGCCCCGTTCAGAGAATTCGCAAATCCCCACAGATATCCCCACCATCCGCGTGGTGGCCATGCCCACAGACACCAACCCGGCGGGAGACGTGTTTGGCGGGTGGATTGTTTCTCAGATGGATCTTGCAGCCGGCACCACTGCGGCTTTTCGGGCTAATGGGCGGTGCGCCACCATTGCCATTAACAGCCTTGTTTTTATGGAACCCGTGGTGGTGGGGGATGAGGTTAGCATTTACACCCGCATTATCCGCTCGGGCCGCACATCACTTACCATTCATGTTGAAACATGGCGCCGCGCCCGCCACACGCATCTGACATCCAAGGTGACGGAAGGCGAATTTATTTTTGTGGCGCTGGATGAAAACCGCCGCCCCCGCCAGTTGCCGCCCCCGCAGCCGGGTGATGAACTGCCAGAAATTGTGCCCCCCACAGCAGGCTAA
- a CDS encoding Hint domain-containing protein has translation MAINLLFDRVIDYSVEDLINLNVTGNILVTRDAKTPAGDPVVVNLSNLADVQALSRIVVENDATVIAGGGLASVGAIKNITVDGGTLELGGNIISANVLSSINVGPDGGNIKVDSAGVGVGVLSNVVTFVDSNGNSTSTIPKNFTVDFPDSQNVWGYYDPITNTTTVGLDLNVANVIDVSLGPSIKVSGNPFGLTWYIPKEWTNSSNPDGTGGILICYLAGSMIRTPKGDVAVEDLRVGDTVLAYKNGAAEPTEIVWAGHAQAKVNPSLPDDEAGYPVRIVKDAIAEGVPYKDMLVTPEHCLYFDGRFVPVRMLVNGSSIFYDRTFTSYTYYHVETPEHAVIMADGMLSESYLDTGNRASFRSTGVVIASIGGKARNWSVDAAAPLCTQKEFVQPLFEKIANRHTAAGRASAQAALRELLTNPDICLHTNTGKRIRAIKMQDGYYTFMLPANVQSVQIVSRTSRPCDVEGPFVDDRRQLGVAVGHITLRDARNVVDLSEHLQNKELPGWYALEQNGTARWTNGNATLDLNARPASGIRMLSMQVLAAGPYLVSDEPEEQLAKSA, from the coding sequence ATGGCCATCAATCTACTGTTTGATAGGGTAATAGATTACTCGGTTGAGGATCTGATTAACCTGAACGTAACCGGCAACATTCTGGTTACGCGGGATGCCAAGACCCCGGCGGGAGACCCCGTGGTGGTGAACCTGAGCAACCTGGCCGATGTGCAGGCGCTTAGCCGCATTGTGGTGGAAAATGATGCCACGGTTATAGCTGGGGGTGGCTTGGCCTCTGTTGGGGCCATTAAAAACATTACGGTAGATGGTGGCACGCTGGAATTGGGGGGGAACATTATTTCCGCCAACGTGCTCAGCTCCATCAACGTTGGGCCAGATGGCGGCAACATTAAAGTAGATAGCGCTGGCGTGGGCGTTGGTGTGCTTTCCAATGTGGTAACGTTTGTGGATTCAAACGGCAACTCAACTAGCACCATCCCCAAAAACTTTACGGTGGATTTTCCCGATTCTCAAAACGTGTGGGGCTATTATGATCCAATAACCAATACCACCACGGTGGGGTTGGATCTGAATGTTGCTAACGTTATTGACGTATCGCTTGGCCCAAGCATCAAGGTCTCTGGCAACCCGTTCGGGCTGACATGGTATATTCCCAAGGAATGGACAAACTCTTCCAACCCGGATGGCACAGGCGGCATTCTTATCTGCTATCTGGCTGGCAGCATGATCCGCACCCCCAAAGGGGATGTAGCGGTGGAAGACCTGCGCGTGGGTGATACCGTGCTGGCGTATAAAAACGGTGCGGCAGAACCCACAGAAATTGTATGGGCTGGCCACGCACAGGCAAAAGTAAACCCCAGCCTGCCGGATGATGAGGCCGGATACCCCGTGCGCATTGTAAAGGATGCCATTGCAGAGGGCGTGCCCTACAAGGATATGCTGGTAACGCCCGAACACTGCCTGTATTTTGATGGCCGCTTTGTGCCGGTGCGTATGTTGGTAAACGGCAGCAGCATTTTTTATGATCGCACATTTACATCCTACACTTATTACCATGTAGAAACGCCCGAACATGCCGTTATCATGGCTGATGGTATGCTGAGCGAAAGCTATCTGGATACAGGCAACCGTGCCAGCTTCCGCAGCACTGGCGTGGTAATAGCCAGCATTGGCGGCAAAGCGCGCAATTGGTCTGTAGATGCCGCAGCCCCTTTGTGCACGCAAAAAGAGTTTGTGCAGCCTCTGTTTGAAAAAATTGCAAACAGGCACACGGCAGCAGGGCGTGCATCTGCTCAGGCGGCCCTGCGTGAGTTGCTGACAAACCCCGATATCTGCCTGCATACCAACACGGGCAAGCGTATCCGGGCCATAAAAATGCAGGATGGGTATTACACCTTTATGCTGCCTGCCAATGTGCAAAGCGTGCAGATTGTCTCCCGCACCAGCCGCCCGTGTGATGTAGAAGGCCCGTTTGTAGATGACCGCCGCCAACTGGGTGTGGCCGTGGGGCATATAACCCTGCGTGATGCCCGAAATGTTGTTGATCTTTCAGAACATTTGCAAAATAAGGAACTGCCCGGCTGGTACGCGCTGGAACAGAACGGCACAGCCCGCTGGACAAACGGCAACGCCACGCTGGATCTGAACGCGCGCCCAGCATCTGGCATACGGATGCTAAGCATGCAGGTGCTGGCGGCAGGCCCTTATCTGGTATCTGATGAGCCAGAAGAACAGCTTGCCAAAAGTGCCTGA